The following are encoded together in the Candidatus Wallbacteria bacterium genome:
- a CDS encoding tetratricopeptide repeat protein, with product MRKLFLVLVTLNLCHLSFAQNKEELIEIRRWEMEMVNAPSIEVIDLVTRMTRMPDATSEIINSVSIQNEDSGCISVTLDTTAAEHYLKSGHSLFDRGKYSEALKEFYWAERYYPYTSEVYIQQGKTLIFLRKYPKAREVLEKAQSIDAGSARIQFYLGLAYSLEGDYQAALEKYSRASEIFPDFPVVYFNRGIAYEKLHEPKKAIDDFSRSIDLQLDFLPAYLNRGNALAEIRSYQAAINDYSAAITLDSSETRAYFNRALSFYDDKNYQAAIADYSTVLNFNQGDFKCYLLRGLAESEDGDFQSAESDFNRFIRFNHNYEFAYFVRGMSRFQQSNYHGAIEDFTKAVQIDPDYAEAYFRRGLAFDALKKFQSAILDYSQEVRLDPDQPEAWIRKAADHFKQLQYTEAVSCLDSALALAPDSLEILLKRGISYHKMGKYSQAADDFSRVIELDPEEASAYYQRGNAYFNIGKNELAIEDFSRVAELDPGFPYLYCVRALCYEKQGRTEEAQADWEKYSGKPTKTKNSTDNSSDDQTPPHGSGHGPPPGH from the coding sequence GTGCGTAAATTATTTCTCGTCCTGGTCACATTGAACCTCTGCCATCTATCTTTCGCGCAAAACAAGGAAGAACTGATTGAAATCCGCAGATGGGAAATGGAGATGGTGAATGCGCCTTCCATTGAAGTCATCGACCTGGTTACGAGGATGACCAGAATGCCTGATGCCACTTCGGAAATTATCAACTCAGTCAGCATTCAGAATGAAGACAGCGGGTGCATAAGCGTGACCCTCGACACGACAGCTGCAGAGCATTACTTGAAGAGCGGACACTCACTATTTGACAGGGGGAAATATTCTGAAGCCCTCAAGGAATTTTACTGGGCTGAGCGATATTATCCATATACTTCAGAGGTGTATATCCAGCAGGGCAAGACTCTCATTTTCCTGCGGAAGTACCCGAAAGCAAGGGAAGTTCTGGAAAAAGCGCAGTCAATCGATGCCGGTTCAGCCAGGATTCAGTTCTATCTCGGCCTTGCATATTCACTGGAAGGTGATTATCAGGCTGCTCTGGAAAAATATTCCAGGGCTTCGGAAATTTTCCCGGACTTCCCTGTGGTTTACTTCAACCGAGGGATTGCGTATGAGAAGCTTCACGAGCCAAAGAAAGCAATCGACGATTTTTCGAGAAGCATTGACCTGCAGCTGGATTTTCTGCCTGCCTATCTGAATCGGGGGAATGCGCTGGCCGAAATTCGATCATATCAGGCTGCCATCAACGATTATTCTGCTGCCATCACACTGGACAGCAGTGAGACCAGAGCCTATTTCAACCGCGCTCTCTCTTTTTATGACGATAAAAATTATCAAGCTGCCATTGCCGATTATTCCACAGTTCTCAATTTCAATCAGGGAGATTTCAAGTGTTACCTGCTGCGGGGCCTGGCCGAATCTGAAGACGGGGATTTTCAATCAGCAGAGTCGGATTTTAACAGATTTATCCGCTTCAATCACAACTATGAATTTGCTTATTTTGTACGGGGAATGTCAAGATTTCAGCAGAGCAACTATCACGGCGCGATCGAAGATTTTACCAAAGCTGTCCAGATCGATCCGGATTATGCAGAAGCATATTTCAGAAGAGGCTTGGCATTTGATGCGTTGAAAAAGTTCCAGTCAGCAATCCTGGATTATTCCCAGGAAGTCAGGCTGGATCCGGATCAGCCGGAAGCCTGGATCAGGAAAGCAGCCGATCACTTCAAGCAGCTTCAATATACAGAGGCAGTCAGTTGTCTTGACAGTGCACTGGCGCTTGCTCCGGATTCCCTTGAAATCCTTCTCAAAAGGGGTATTTCCTATCACAAAATGGGGAAATATTCCCAGGCGGCGGATGATTTTTCCAGAGTGATTGAGCTGGATCCTGAAGAGGCTTCGGCATATTACCAGCGGGGTAATGCTTATTTCAACATAGGGAAGAACGAATTGGCGATTGAGGATTTCAGCAGAGTCGCAGAACTTGACCCGGGATTTCCTTATCTATACTGTGTGCGCGCACTTTGCTACGAAAAGCAGGGCAGGACAGAGGAAGCCCAGGCGGATTGGGAAAAGTATTCAGGAAAGCCGACTAAAACCAAGAACAGCACAGACAACAGTTCTGACGACCAGACCCCGCCACATGGCTCTGGTCATGGCCCTCCCCCCGGGCACTAG
- the dut gene encoding dUTP diphosphatase: MKVLVEKTEEARDLPLPQYMTTGSAGMDLYACVPDIEYLEPGQTMLISTGLRISLPIGYEAQIRPRSGLALKNQVTILNTPGTIDSDYRGVIGVILINFGSRTFEIKRGARIAQMVINRVERIEWEQVDTLDMTERGSGGFGHTGEQPHKS; encoded by the coding sequence CTGAAAGTATTAGTGGAAAAGACTGAGGAAGCCCGGGACCTTCCTCTTCCTCAATATATGACAACTGGTTCTGCCGGGATGGATCTTTACGCCTGTGTACCGGATATCGAGTACCTTGAACCTGGTCAAACCATGCTGATATCAACAGGGTTAAGAATCTCACTCCCTATAGGGTACGAAGCTCAGATCAGACCACGTTCCGGGCTGGCTTTAAAAAACCAGGTGACCATTCTGAACACCCCCGGGACAATTGATTCTGATTACAGAGGTGTAATTGGAGTGATTCTGATCAATTTCGGCAGCCGGACTTTTGAAATCAAGCGCGGAGCCCGCATCGCTCAGATGGTGATAAACAGGGTGGAAAGAATTGAATGGGAACAGGTCGATACCCTTGACATGACTGAAAGAGGCAGCGGTGGATTCGGACATACCGGCGAACAGCCGCACAAATCCTGA
- a CDS encoding ABC transporter substrate-binding protein has product MIQIKAAALFICLTLLCSGCSKPIQTTGFPVSVVKTENQDLSPDYGDTIVIALDTVSVVLDPFSNHDPASGVVTDQIFCGLLSKGPDRRFNCDLAETFEIADRSLTFRLKHDVKWHDLENFTSADVLFTYGQVMEMQGTELYDHFSRISTLETPDMYTVIARYREPWPWALNDWTVKILARHVFESKKDTVGYSQLLMGTGPYKLQEFSSGEKITLTAFDQFHGSIPYLGSQIFRFIPDHSGSAAFLALMRHEIDMTELTLDQYLNRTPSDEFMSRYNVYHYTDFKGYYCILYNLDRPFFQDLRLRNALNTALDRKRIAFRIFYESGRLVNGPFIPGDWAENITGEVQRYSTSEASLLLNESGWITEAGGRKKDGQTLSIELCLDPQDEFMPKIAAQVKSDWESVEVAVRINSAEKNIQKLVSRDFDAALVYFKYSDEPDLQSRYWTTDSIPASGNTGENYSGFRNTEVDRLWVLARNTSSMQEREMIFHRIQELIVNQTPATFLFSPDKILAVDRRFFGIRITPGGILYNLDKWYVPKKFQKYIQ; this is encoded by the coding sequence ATGATTCAGATTAAAGCTGCTGCCCTTTTTATCTGCCTGACTCTGCTCTGTTCAGGCTGCAGCAAACCAATCCAGACAACCGGTTTTCCTGTTTCAGTTGTGAAAACCGAAAATCAGGATCTTTCTCCTGACTATGGAGATACGATTGTGATTGCCCTCGACACTGTCTCGGTAGTTCTGGATCCTTTTTCAAACCATGATCCTGCATCAGGAGTGGTGACTGACCAGATTTTCTGCGGATTGCTGAGCAAGGGGCCTGACCGCAGATTCAATTGCGACCTGGCTGAGACCTTCGAGATTGCAGATAGATCACTGACTTTCCGGCTGAAACACGATGTAAAATGGCATGACCTTGAGAATTTCACTTCTGCCGACGTCTTATTCACCTATGGACAGGTCATGGAAATGCAGGGCACTGAACTGTATGACCATTTCAGCCGTATCAGCACCCTTGAGACCCCTGATATGTATACAGTGATCGCCAGATACCGGGAGCCATGGCCATGGGCATTGAACGACTGGACTGTCAAAATCCTGGCCAGGCATGTTTTCGAATCCAAAAAAGATACTGTAGGCTACAGTCAGCTGCTGATGGGAACAGGTCCTTACAAATTACAGGAATTCAGTTCCGGCGAAAAAATCACACTCACCGCTTTTGATCAGTTCCACGGAAGCATTCCATATCTTGGATCCCAGATTTTCAGATTCATTCCTGATCACTCCGGCAGTGCCGCCTTCCTCGCCCTGATGAGGCATGAAATCGACATGACTGAATTGACCCTGGATCAATATCTCAACAGGACGCCATCCGACGAATTCATGTCCAGATACAATGTTTACCACTACACCGATTTTAAAGGGTATTATTGTATATTATACAATCTGGACAGACCCTTTTTCCAGGATCTCCGTCTTCGGAATGCCCTTAACACCGCCCTCGACCGCAAGAGAATCGCTTTCAGGATTTTCTATGAATCTGGCAGACTGGTCAATGGTCCATTCATACCTGGAGACTGGGCTGAGAACATAACTGGGGAAGTTCAGCGCTATTCAACCAGCGAAGCCAGTCTGCTGCTTAATGAGTCCGGCTGGATTACAGAAGCAGGGGGCCGGAAAAAGGATGGACAGACTCTTTCGATTGAGCTCTGCCTGGATCCGCAAGACGAATTCATGCCAAAAATAGCCGCTCAGGTTAAATCAGACTGGGAATCAGTGGAAGTGGCAGTGAGGATCAATTCCGCTGAGAAAAACATCCAAAAACTTGTCAGCAGGGATTTCGACGCTGCTCTGGTATACTTTAAATACAGTGATGAGCCTGACCTGCAATCCCGTTACTGGACGACAGACTCCATCCCTGCCTCTGGAAATACCGGCGAGAATTACTCTGGTTTCAGGAACACAGAGGTTGACAGGCTCTGGGTTTTGGCCCGTAACACTTCATCCATGCAGGAGCGGGAAATGATTTTTCACAGAATCCAGGAATTGATCGTCAATCAGACGCCTGCCACTTTTCTCTTCTCCCCTGATAAAATCCTGGCTGTAGACAGAAGATTTTTCGGAATCAGGATTACACCGGGCGGCATACTTTATAATCTCGACAAATGGTATGTGCCGAAAAAATTCCAGAAATATATTCAATGA